A window of the Hordeum vulgare subsp. vulgare chromosome 5H, MorexV3_pseudomolecules_assembly, whole genome shotgun sequence genome harbors these coding sequences:
- the LOC123399369 gene encoding linoleate 9S-lipoxygenase 2-like has product MLGVRNLAGAGGLKGTVVLIPKKAVEYNDFQGTVMGGGTDTELFGGRVTCQLISSTLRGRTAGNASRGKVGKEANLEPCLVKKSLLGVPTGEQKFEVTFNWSMDLGVPGAIIVKNNDEKEFFLKTITLDNVPGHGAVVFIANSWVYPQAKYSYNRVFFTNDTYLPHQMPAALKPYRDDELRNLRGDEQQGPYEVHDRVYRYDVYNDLGDARDVLGGSTDLPYPRRGRTGRKPSPNKPDHESQGNVYVPCDEQFGHIKESDFREYALKALVHGIIPILREFCDKDDTPGEFDSFADVLKIYKDGIKLPNIRGKERSSLPPQLVKDIITPMGMGDNLWSLFKLPRPHIINKDEKAWMTDDEFAREMLAGVNPLMIKRLTEFPPKSSLDPSKYGDHTSTITEAHIAERLEGLTVHQALASNRLYIVDQHDNLMPFLIDINNLSNSFVYATRTLLFLRGDGTLTPVAIELSSPLLQGDLTTAESTVYTPEDAGVEGWIWQLAKAYVSVNDYGWHQLISHWLNTHAVMEPFVIATNRQLSVTHPVHKLLHLHYRDTMNINSRARGMLINADGVIEKTVFPGKHAMPMSSMVYKNWNFTEQALPDDLIKRGMAVEDPSSPHKVRLLIEDYPYAADGLAVWHAIEQWVADYLTIYYPDDGVLQGDVELQAWWKEVREVGHGDLKDAAWWPEMQTVAELIKSCATIIWIGSALHAAVNFGQYAYSGYHPNKPSMSRRPMPVPGSKEYAELSSDPERAYIHTITSLFQALVGISLMEILSKHSSDEVYLGQHDTPEWTSDAKALEAFKRFGARLVGIEKQVMDMNEDTRLKNRIGPAKFPYMLLFPNTSDHTGEAEGLSAKGIPNSISI; this is encoded by the exons cTGCAGGCAACGCGAGCCGCGGGAAGGTGGGCAAGGAGGCAAACCTGGAGCCGTGTCTCGTGAAGAAGAGCCTGCTGGGCGTCCCGACGGGCGAGCAGAAGTTCGAGGTGACGTTCAACTGGTCAATGGATCTGGGCGTGCCGGGCGCGATCATCGTCAAGAACAATGACGAGAAGGAGTTCTTCCTCAAGACCATCACCCTGGACAACGTGCCCGGCCACGGGGCCGTCGTCTTCATCGCCAACTCCTGGGTCTACCCGCAGGCCAAGTACAGCTACAACCGCGTCTTCTTCACCAACGAC ACGTACCTGCCGCACCAGATGCCGGCGGCGCTCAAGCCGTACCGCGACGACGAGCTCCGGAACCTGAGGGGCGACGAGCAGCAGGGGCCCTACGAGGTACACGACCGCGTCTACCGCTACGACGTCTACAACGACCTCGGCGACGCCCGCGACGTCCTCGGCGGCTCCACGGACCTCCCCTACCCTCGCCGCGGCCGCACCGGCCGGAAGCCCTCACCCAACA AGCCTGACCACGAGAGCCAGGGGAACGTGTACGTGCCATGCGACGAGCAGTTCGGGCACATCAAGGAGTCCGACTTCCGGGAGTACGCACTGAAGGCGCTGGTGCACGGGATCATACCGATCCTCCGCGAGTTCTGCGACAAGGACGACACACCCGGCGAGTTCGACTCCTTCGCCGACGTCCTCAAGATCTACAAGGACGGCATCAAGCTGCCCAACATCCGGGGCAAAGAGCGCAGTAGCCTCCCGCCCCAGCtcgtcaaggacatcatcaccccCATGGGCATGGGCGACAACCTTTGGTCCCTCTTCAAGCTCCCCAGGCCGCACATCATCAACA AGGACGAGAAAGCATGGATGACTGACGATGAGTTCGCGAGGGAGATGCTGGCCGGTGTCAACCCCCTGATGATCAAACGCCTCACG GAGTTCCCTCCCAAGAGCAGTCTAGATCCTAGCAAGTACGGCGACCACACCAGCACCATCACCGAGGCGCACATCGCCGAGCGCCTCGAGGGCCTCACCGTGCACCAGGCGCTCGCCAGCAACAGGCTCTACATCGTGGACCAGCACGACAACCTGATGCCGTTCCTCATCGACATCAACAATCTCAGCAACAGCTTCGTGTACGCGACCAGGACCCTGCTCTTCCTGCGAGGGGACGGCACGCTCACCCCGGTCGCCATCGAGCTCAGCTCGCCCCTGCTCCAGGGCGACCTGACAACCGCCGAGAGCACCGTGTACACGCCGGAGGACGCCGGCGTCGAGGGCTGGATATGGCAGCTCGCCAAGGCCTACGTCTCCGTGAACGACTACGGCTGGCACCAGCTGATCAGCCACTGGCTCAACACGCACGCGGTCATGGAGCCCTTCGTCATCGCCACCAACAGGCAGCTCAGCGTGACCCACCCGGTGCACAAGCTCCTGCACCTGCACTACCGCGACACCATGAACATCAACTCGCGGGCTCGGGGGATGCTCATCAACGCCGACGGCGTCATCGAGAAGACCGTGTTCCCGGGCAAGCACGCTATGCCCATGTCTTCCATGGTCTACAAGAACTGGAACTTCACGGAACAAGCTCTGCCCGACGATCTAATCAAGAG GGGcatggcagtggaggacccatCGAGCCCACACAAGGTGCGGCTGCTGATCGAGGACTACCCGTACGCGGCGGACGGGCTGGCCGTGTGGCACGCGATCGAGCAGTGGGTAGCAGACTACCTGACCATCTATTACCCCGACGACGGCGTGCTGCAGGGCGACGTGGAGCTGCAGGCGTGGTGGAAGGAGGTGCGGGAGGTCGGGCACGGCGACCTCAAGGATGCGGCGTGGTGGCCCGAGATGCAGACAGTGGCGGAGCTGATCAAATCCTGCGCCACCATCATCTGGATAGGGTCGGCGCTCCACGCGGCCGTCAACTTCGGGCAGTACGCCTACTCAGGCTACCACCCCAACAAGCCGTCGATGAGCCGGCGGCCGATGCCGGTGCCGGGCAGCAAGGAGTACGCGGAGCTGAGCAGCGACCCGGAGCGGGCGTACATCCACACCATCACCAGCCTGTTCCAGGCCCTGGTGGGCATCTCGCTGATGGAGATCCTCTCCAAGCACTCCTCCGACGAGGTGTACCTGGGCCAGCACGACACGCCGGAATGGACGTCGGACGCCAAGGCGCTGGAGGCGTTCAAGCGGTTTGGGGCGAGACTGGTGGGCATTGAGAAGCAGGTGATGGACATGAACGAGGACACGCGGCTGAAGAACCGCATCGGGCCGGCCAAGTTCCCCTACATGTTGCTTTTCCCCAACACCTCCGACCAcaccggcgaggccgaggggctcTCGGCCAAGGGCATCCCCAACAGCATCTCCATCTGA